The Mytilus trossulus isolate FHL-02 chromosome 3, PNRI_Mtr1.1.1.hap1, whole genome shotgun sequence genome contains a region encoding:
- the LOC134710724 gene encoding uncharacterized protein LOC134710724 yields MQITDASKFFREVNEMEQSLDMPMQQIQPSYISSSKFVPGITTQANIGCLQDDANLSLEPNISLVVTKEYKSELPIISLVRPCLDNSYWICSTNESQLQKVKPNGGKLNKMSQYEIQVYGIAALSPNYVLLVTDEPSPKQLSLFTGKLTETVYNVAPLASITIHITSGNKVVVGGYCSNLGRSAVFVMQKQGEHETVYEHDQHNKPIFTYPSSITSTRNGTIHVVDCDPDLISGRVVVLEQGGGVINEYNGHPDINKDQPFTPTDIVATPKDNVVVIGIHDYCLHILNNQGYPLTYYNTNNIGISYPCCIAVNTSGQLCIGSIRAEGSITIEAMLYEVNISGF; encoded by the coding sequence ATGCAAATCACTGATGCTTCTAAATTCTTCAGAGAGGTCAATGAGATGGAGCAATCCCTTGACATGCCAATGCAACAAATTCAACCAAGTTACATTTCTTCATCAAAATTCGTTCCAGGAATCACAACTCAAGCAAATATTGGATGTTTACAAGATGATGCCAATTTATCTTTGGAACCAAATATATCTCTAGTTGTCACCAAAGAATACAAGTCCGAACTCCCAATCATCAGCCTTGTTAGGCCATGTCTTGATAACTCATACTGGATATGTTCTACAAATGAAAGTCAACTACAAAAAGTAAAACCTAATGGTGGCAAACtgaacaaaatgtcacaatATGAGATACAGGTATATGGCATAGCAGCACTTTCACCAAATTATGTTCTGTTAGTGACAGATGAACCAAGTCCAAAGCAACTCTCTTTATTCACTGGTAAACTGACAGAAACTGTATATAATGTTGCCCCTTTAGCTTCGATTACCATCCACATTACCAGCGGTAATAAAGTAGTTGTAGGAGGTTACTGTAGCAATCTAGGGAGAAGTGCCGTTTTTGTAATGCAGAAACAGGGAGAACATGAGACGGTATATGAACATGATCAACACAATAAACCTATATTCACCTACCCAAGCAGTATAACCAGTACAAGAAATGGAACTATACATGTGGTAGATTGTGATCCAGATCTTATAAGTGGAAGAGTAGTAGTCTTAGAACAAGGAGGTGGTGTAATTAATGAATATAATGGGCATCCAGATATCAATAAGGATCAACCATTCACACCAACTGACATAGTGGCAACTCCTAAAGACAATGTGGTTGTAATAGGTATTCATGATTACTGTTTACACATTCTGAACAACCAAGGGTATCCATTAACATACTACAACACTAACAATATTGGAATATCCTATCCATGCTGTATTGCCGTCAATACGTCAGGACAACTGTGTATTGGTAGTATTAGGGCTGAAGGAAGTATCACTATTGAAGCCATGTTGTATGAAGTGAACATTTCTGGATTTTAA
- the LOC134711340 gene encoding uncharacterized protein LOC134711340, with protein sequence MAFSQSSRNGQVPVSCNLCETDRHIKWKCIDCNILLCNHCKEQVHSKFKNAQEHKTLDIKDIGVHRGEIDFTNIKCNQHSSQSCCLFCKTCDCLVCPTCFAKDHKQHDLIEISEGYNMKIQRLKDGQDKIRSSNAKSAFQIDQLQNLVNEENLKHSKAKTDIIDHKQVLRGLVDKYFNELSNKLDQSHKNALLVLKTDLNDVSYYNAQIQNKTTEVKDFIEITDASKFFREVNKMQQSLDIPIQQIKSSYMSSPTFVPRIITQSNFGSLEDDDLSMEPVINKEYHSELTGIRLIRSCLDNSYWIISTNGNKLQKVKSDGAKLNKISQYERKVYGLAVLSSNDVLLVTDEPTPKQLTYTTGQIRDTTYNVAPLDSTAIHITSGNKVVVGGISSKLGRRAVFLMNEQGKHETVFEHDQDNQPIFNYPNSITSTRNGNIFVGDYYPGSSRRGKVAVLEQGGEIINKYTGHPDINKDQLFKPRDIVATPKDNVVVIGNDNPCLHILNNQGYILTYYNTNDIGIFYPYCLALNDSGQLCIGCTRAEGCTTNEAKLYELNIFGI encoded by the coding sequence ATGGCGTTCTCACAATCCAGCAGAAATGGACAAGTACCTGTTAGTTGTAACTTATGCGAAACAGATAGGCATATCAAGTGGAAATGCATAGATTGCAATATTCTCCTGTGTAATCACTGTAAAGAACAGGTACATTCTAAATTCAAAAATGCACAAGAGCATAAAACATTAGACATAAAGGATATAGGAGTGCACAGAGGGGAGATTGATTTCACCAATATTAAGTGTAATCAACATTCATCACAATCTTGCTGCCTTTTTTGTAAGACATGCGACTGTCTTGTGTGTCCAACCTGTTTTGCTAAAGATCATAAGCAACATGACTTAATTGAGATTAGTGAAGGGTACAATATGAAAATACAGAGGCTGAAAGACGGACAAGATAAAATTCGAAGTAGTAATGCTAAATCAGCTTTTCAAATAGACCAGCTTCAGAATCTTGTTAATGAGGAAAATCTTAAGCATTCAAAAGCCAAAACAGATATAATTGACCATAAACAAGTTTTAAGAGGACTAGTcgacaaatatttcaatgaaCTCAGTAACAAACTGGATCAGAGTCATAAAAACGCTCTTTTAGTACTCAAAACTGATCTTAACGATGTCTCCTATTACAATGCGcagatacaaaataaaactactGAAGTCAAGGATTTTATTGAAATCACGGATGCTTCTAAATTCTTCAGAGAAGTCAACAAGATGCAGCAATCTCTTGACATCCCCATACAACAAATTAAGTCAAGTTACATGTCTTCGCCAACGTTTGTTCCAAGGATAATAACCCAATCTAATTTTGGATCGTTAGAAGATGATGATCTTTCCATGGAACCAGTTATCAACAAAGAATACCATTCTGAACTCACAGGAATAAGACTTATAAGATCATGTCTTGACAATTCATATTGGATAATATCGACTAATggaaacaaattacaaaaagtaaaatcagatGGTGCTAAACTTAACAAAATATCACAATATGAGAGAAAGGTCTATGGCTTAGCAGTACTTTCATCTAATGATGTCCTCTTGGTGACAGATGAACCAACACCAAAACAACTGACATATACTACTGGTCAAATTAGAGACACTACATATAATGTTGCCCCTTTAGATTCAACTGCAATTCACATTACCAGTGGTAATAAAGTAGTTGTAGGAGGTATCAGTAGCAAACTAGGAAGAAGAGCTGTGTTTTTAATGAATGAGCAGGGAAAACATGAGACTGTATTTGAACATGATCAagataatcaaccaattttcaattACCCAAACAGTATAACCAGTACACGAAATGGGAATATATTTGTTGGAGATTATTATCCGGGTAGTAGTAGAAGAGGAAAAGTAGCTGTCTTAGAACAAGGAGgtgaaataattaataaatatactgGCCATCCTGATATAAATAAAGATCAATTATTCAAGCCAAGAGACATAGTGGCAACACCTAAAGACAATGTTGTAGTGATAGGTAATGATAATCCGTGTTTACACATTCTAAACAACCAGGGTTACATACTGACATACTACAACACTAATGACATAGGAATATTCTATCCATACTGTCTTGCCTTAAATGATTCAGGACAACTCTGCATAGGGTGTACTAGGGCAGAAGGATGCACTACTAATGAAGCCAAGTTGtatgaattaaacatttttggaatttga
- the LOC134711342 gene encoding probable methylmalonate-semialdehyde/malonate-semialdehyde dehydrogenase [acylating], mitochondrial isoform X1: MSSSVLRAIRLGKHVGLSSPSRLYGSVSPATTKLFIDGKFVESKTDKWIDVHNPATNEVVTRVPEATRDEMETAAESCKKAYETWSKTTVLTRQQVMFNLQNLIKTNLKDIAKNITLEQGKTIVDAEGDVTRGLQVVEHCCSITSLQLGETMPGIAKDMDTMSFRVPIGVTAGITPFNFPAMIPLWMFPTALVCGNTMIMKPSERDPGACMMLVEMAKEAGLPDGTLNVIHGRHDSVNFICDHPAIKAISFVGSDQAGSYIYERGSKNGKRVQSNMGAKNHGVIMPDANKENTLNQLIGAAFGAAGQRCMALSTAIFVGEAKEWIPELIEKAKKLKVNAGNEPDADIGPLISPESKNRVCELIQSGVDEGAQLLLDGRDITVKGYEQGNFVGPTVMHYVKPEMKCYTEEIFGPVLVSMEVETLDDAINVINANPYGNGTAIFTNNGATARKFTMDTDVGQIGVNVPIPVPLPMFSFTGSRGSFKGDQNFYGKAGVNFYTQLKTVTQMWRSDDADLSSKASPLAMPVMK; the protein is encoded by the exons ATGTCATCGTCAGTTTTACGTGCGATACGACTTGGCAAGCAT GTTGGATTGAGCAGTCCTTCTCGGTTGTATGGTTCTGTATCCCCA GCCACTACAAAGTTGTTTATTGATGGAAAGTTTGTGGAATCAAAAACAGATAAATGGATTGATGTACATAATCCT GCCACCAATGAAGTTGTGACAAGAGTACCAGAAGCTACGAGAGATGAAATGGAAACAGCTGCAGAATCATGCAAGAAAGCCTATGAAACATGGTCAAAAACAACAGTGCTCACCCGGCAGCAAGTTATGTTTAATTTACAGAATCTTATCAAAACAAATCTG AAAGATATTGCCAAGAACATTACACTAGAACAAGGAAAGACAATTGTTGATGCTGAAGGTGATGTCACCAGAGGTTTAC AGGTTGTTGAACATTGCTGCAGTATTACATCATTACAGCTGGGAGAAACAATGCCAGGTATTGCAAAAGACATGGATACAATGAGTTTTAGGGTACCAATAGGTGTCACTGCTGGCATTACTCCATTCAACTTTCCTGCCATGATTCCTTTGTGG atgtttCCTACAGCACTTGTTTGTGGTAACACCATGATAATGAAACCATCAGAGAGAGATCCTGGAGCCTGTATGATGTTAGTGGAGATGGCAAAGGAGGCTGGTCTTCCTGATGGAACCCTCAATGTCATTCATGGAAGACACGATT CTGTGAATTTCATCTGTGATCATCCAGCAATAAAAGCCATTTCATTTGTTGGATCTGACCAAGCT GGAAGTTACATATATGAGAGAGGATCAAAGAATGGAAAGAGAGTTCAGTCAAATATG GGAGCCAAAAATCATGGAGTAATTATGCCAGAtgcaaacaaagaaaacacactGAATCAG TTGATAGGTGCAGCCTTTGGAGCAGCAGGACAAAGATGTATGGCTTTATCTACAGCAATCTTTGTTGGAGAGGCAAAGGAATGGATACCAGAACTTATAGAGAAGGCCAAAAAACTCAAAGTTAATGCAG GAAATGAACCAGATGCTGATATAGGACCACTCATTTCACCTGAATCTAAGAATAGAGTTTGTGAATTGATCCAGAGTGGTGTTGATGAAGGAGCACAACTGTTGTTAGATGGAAGAGATATAACAGTCAAAGGTTATGAACAAGGAAACTTTGTTGGACCAACTGTAATGCATTATGTCAAG CCTGAAATGAAATGTTACACAGAAGAAATATTTGGTCCAGTGTTGGTCAGTATGGAAGTAGAAACATTAGATGATGCTATTAATGTGATTAATGCTAATCCCTATGGAAATGGAACAGCAATCTTTACTAACAATGGTGCCACAGCCAGAAAGTTTACCATGGATACTGATGTTGGACAG atTGGAGTCAATGTACCTATCCCAGTGCCTTTACCTATGTTCTCCTTCACTGGTTCTAGAGGTTCATTCAAGGGTGACCAAAACTTCTATGGAAAAGCT GGAGTAAACTTTTACACACAGTTAAAAACAGTCACACAGATGTGGAGATCAGATGATGCAGATTTATCATCCAAAGCTAGTCCATTGGCCATGCctgtcatgaaataa
- the LOC134711342 gene encoding methylmalonate-semialdehyde/malonate-semialdehyde dehydrogenase [acylating], mitochondrial-like isoform X2: protein MFNLQNLIKTNLKDIAKNITLEQGKTIVDAEGDVTRGLQVVEHCCSITSLQLGETMPGIAKDMDTMSFRVPIGVTAGITPFNFPAMIPLWMFPTALVCGNTMIMKPSERDPGACMMLVEMAKEAGLPDGTLNVIHGRHDSVNFICDHPAIKAISFVGSDQAGSYIYERGSKNGKRVQSNMGAKNHGVIMPDANKENTLNQLIGAAFGAAGQRCMALSTAIFVGEAKEWIPELIEKAKKLKVNAGNEPDADIGPLISPESKNRVCELIQSGVDEGAQLLLDGRDITVKGYEQGNFVGPTVMHYVKPEMKCYTEEIFGPVLVSMEVETLDDAINVINANPYGNGTAIFTNNGATARKFTMDTDVGQIGVNVPIPVPLPMFSFTGSRGSFKGDQNFYGKAGVNFYTQLKTVTQMWRSDDADLSSKASPLAMPVMK from the exons ATGTTTAACTTACAGAATCTTATCAAAACAAATCTG AAAGATATTGCCAAGAACATTACACTAGAACAAGGAAAGACAATTGTTGATGCTGAAGGTGATGTCACCAGAGGTTTAC AGGTTGTTGAACATTGCTGCAGTATTACATCATTACAGCTGGGAGAAACAATGCCAGGTATTGCAAAAGACATGGATACAATGAGTTTTAGGGTACCAATAGGTGTCACTGCTGGCATTACTCCATTCAACTTTCCTGCCATGATTCCTTTGTGG atgtttCCTACAGCACTTGTTTGTGGTAACACCATGATAATGAAACCATCAGAGAGAGATCCTGGAGCCTGTATGATGTTAGTGGAGATGGCAAAGGAGGCTGGTCTTCCTGATGGAACCCTCAATGTCATTCATGGAAGACACGATT CTGTGAATTTCATCTGTGATCATCCAGCAATAAAAGCCATTTCATTTGTTGGATCTGACCAAGCT GGAAGTTACATATATGAGAGAGGATCAAAGAATGGAAAGAGAGTTCAGTCAAATATG GGAGCCAAAAATCATGGAGTAATTATGCCAGAtgcaaacaaagaaaacacactGAATCAG TTGATAGGTGCAGCCTTTGGAGCAGCAGGACAAAGATGTATGGCTTTATCTACAGCAATCTTTGTTGGAGAGGCAAAGGAATGGATACCAGAACTTATAGAGAAGGCCAAAAAACTCAAAGTTAATGCAG GAAATGAACCAGATGCTGATATAGGACCACTCATTTCACCTGAATCTAAGAATAGAGTTTGTGAATTGATCCAGAGTGGTGTTGATGAAGGAGCACAACTGTTGTTAGATGGAAGAGATATAACAGTCAAAGGTTATGAACAAGGAAACTTTGTTGGACCAACTGTAATGCATTATGTCAAG CCTGAAATGAAATGTTACACAGAAGAAATATTTGGTCCAGTGTTGGTCAGTATGGAAGTAGAAACATTAGATGATGCTATTAATGTGATTAATGCTAATCCCTATGGAAATGGAACAGCAATCTTTACTAACAATGGTGCCACAGCCAGAAAGTTTACCATGGATACTGATGTTGGACAG atTGGAGTCAATGTACCTATCCCAGTGCCTTTACCTATGTTCTCCTTCACTGGTTCTAGAGGTTCATTCAAGGGTGACCAAAACTTCTATGGAAAAGCT GGAGTAAACTTTTACACACAGTTAAAAACAGTCACACAGATGTGGAGATCAGATGATGCAGATTTATCATCCAAAGCTAGTCCATTGGCCATGCctgtcatgaaataa